The region GCGGGAGACGCGCATGGAGCACGCCCTGTTCGCCGCGGACGAATTGTGCGGCTTCGTGATCGCCGTGGCCCTCGTCCGGCCCTCCCGCGCGATCGCCGAAGTCGACGTCGCCTCGGTGCGCAAGAAGATGAAGGACAAGGCGTTTGCCCGCGCGGTGCGGCGGGACGACATCGTGCGGGGAGCCGAGGAGTTGGGCGTCCCGGTGGACGAGCACATCGGGGTCGTGATCGGGGCGCTGCAGGGAATCGCGTCACCACTTGGTCTGGACGGGGCTTCGGCCGGGAATGCGGCCGGCAACGCGTAAACCGCGCGGAGGGAGGCACGGAGATGGCAGAGGTCGGAACGGTCAAGCTGAAGCGGGGCCTGGCGCAGATGCTGAAGGGCGGCGTGATCATGGACGTGACGACGGCGGAGCAGGCGAAGATCGCCGAAGACGCCGGCGCCTGCGCCGTCATGGCGCTCGAGCGGGTGCCGGCCGACATTCGGGCCGAGGGGGGCGTCGCCCGAATGGCGGATCCGCTCAAGGTCAAGGAGATCATGGAGGTCGTCACGATTCCGGTGATGGCCAAAGTGCGGATCGGC is a window of bacterium DNA encoding:
- a CDS encoding HD domain-containing protein encodes the protein MTRDAAWALLVAETPSVNLQKHMLAVEAVMRAYARRFGEDEDAWGLAGLLHDLDYEKHPSEEAGHPFAGVEMLRERGLAEPLCRAILSHADYSGVPRETRMEHALFAADELCGFVIAVALVRPSRAIAEVDVASVRKKMKDKAFARAVRRDDIVRGAEELGVPVDEHIGVVIGALQGIASPLGLDGASAGNAAGNA